A portion of the Lolium rigidum isolate FL_2022 chromosome 1, APGP_CSIRO_Lrig_0.1, whole genome shotgun sequence genome contains these proteins:
- the LOC124656433 gene encoding bisdemethoxycurcumin synthase-like, with translation MAKANSTLTSTMAEIRRLQRADGPATVLAIGTANPSNCVSQEEYPNYYFRVTKSEHLTDLKQKLKTMCQRTDTEKRFFHHTEELLDAHPHFLDRRQPSLDDRLEIAAAAAPELAASAAAKAIAKWGRPATDITHLILSTSSCAGAPGADLRLASLLGLRPSVIRTMLQLNGCAAGSASLRLAKDIAENNRGARVLVACVELTIVSFRGPEEDYPHTLIGQASFGDGAGAVIIGADASVLYPAERPLFEMVSASQTVVPGTDHVLTMRLTEAGLDGHILRRELVPIAAENVERCLSDAFGQLGVGVEWNDLFWTVHPGLRAILDHIEKALRLEPGKLAASRSVLREYGNMLGATIIFVLDEQRRRMEEDGEGGEWGVMMGFGPGFTIETMVLHATSNLTKN, from the exons ATGGCAAAGGCAAACAGTACCCTGACAAGCACCatggccgaaatccggcgtttgCAGCGCGCGGACGGTCCAGCGACCGTGCTGGCCATCGGCACGGCGAACCCGTCCAACTGCGTGTCCCAAGAGGAGTACCCGAACTACTATTTTCGAGTCACCAAGAGCGAGCACCTCACGGATCTCAAACAGAAACTCAAGACAATGT GTCAGAGGACAGACACGGAGAAGCGTTTCTTTCACCACACGGAGGAGCTGCTCGACGCACACCCTCATTTCCTCGACCGCCGGCAGCCGTCCCTCGACGACCGTCTGGAGATCGCGGCTGCCGCGGCGCCAGAGCTAGCCGCATCAGCAGCGGCCAAGGCCATAGCCAAGTGGGGCCGTCCAGCCACCGACATCACCCACCTCATCCTAAGCACCAGCTCGTGCGCGGGCGCCCCGGGCGCCGACCTCCGCCTGGCCTCCCTGCTCGGCCTCCGCCCGTCCGTCATTCGCACGATGCTCCAGCTCAATGGTTGCGCTGCCGGTTCCGCTTCGCTGCGCCTCGCCAAGGACATAGCCGAGAACAACCGCGGGGCGCGGGTCCTAGTGGCCTGCGTCGAGCTCACCATCGTCTCCTTCCGCGGGCCAGAGGAGGACTACCCCCACACCCTCATCGGCCAGGCGTCGTTCGGTGATGGCGCTGGCGCGGTCATTATTGGCGCCGACGCCAGCGTGCTCTACCCGGCCGAGCGCCCGCTCTTCGAGATGGTTTCCGCCTCGCAGACCGTGGTGCCGGGGACCGATCACGTGCTCACCATGCGGCTCACGGAAGCTGGTCTCGACGGGCACATTCTGAGGCGGGAGCTGGTGCCGATAGCAGCGGAGAACGTGGAACGATGTCTGTCTGATGCGTTCGGGCAGCTTGGAGTTGGCGTGGAGTGGAACGACCTCTTCTGGACGGTGCACCCTGGCCTCCGTGCAATCTTGGACCACATCGAAAAGGCTCTCCGGTTGGAGCCGGGGAAGTTGGCGGCGAGCCGGAGTGTGCTGAGAGAGTATGGGAATATGCTTGGTGCTACGATCATCTTCGTGCTCGATGAGCAACGGCGGCGAATGGAGGAGGACGGAGAGGGTGGCGAGTGGGGTGTGATGATGGGCTTTGGACCCGGGTTCACTATTGAGACCATGGTGCTGCATGCCACCAGCAACCTCACGAAAAATTAA